The stretch of DNA CGGTGCATCATGTGAGGCTATATCTTGCCTCATATGGGATGGAGAGTGGAATGCTGGCGTTCGGCAATGTCGCAGACGTGTTGGGGCTGCCCGTTAAAGAGGTGGCGGCGCGGTCGCCTTTCGGGCTGATCTCGCGGATCGAGGATGGGCTTCCCATTGGGGCGCTAGAGCGCGTTGCGCATCTTCTGGCGCCTGGCGATGCCCAGTTCAAGTACCGGCTGATCCCAAAGGCGACCTACGAGCGACGCAAGATGGTACATCGCCTCTCCTCGGACGAGGGCACACGATTGGCCCGCGTGGCGCGCGTCTGGGGGCTTGCTGTCGATGTCTGGCAGAACGAAGAGGAAGCCCGCGATTTCTTGTTTCGGCCGCACCCGATGATTGAGGACAAGCGACCGATCGACGTCGTTATCCTGAGCGAGTTCGGCGCCGAAATGGTGGTCGATATCCTCGGAAGTCTGAAGTATGGCAGTGCTGCGTGACGGCGCAGACTCTCGATCGCACGCTATCGTCCTTTCGCATCGGCGATCCGGCCGGCACCTACCCGATCTTCGATGCGACCGGCTCGACAATTGCGCCAGGGCGATGGAATACGCCTGGAAGTCCTGTCATCTACACCAGCGAGCACTATTCGACGGCCCTGTTGGAGAAGCTGGCGCATGGCAGCGGCCGACTGCCGCCCAACCAGCACTACATCGAAATCACAATCCCGCGCGGACTAAGCTACGAGGTCTTTTCCCAACCGTCACTGCCCGGCTGGGACACGATGCCGGCAATGGTGAGCAAGGGATTTGCCGAAGCCTGGTGTTCGGAACGGCGCAGCGTCATCCTGCTGGTGCCGAGTGTCGTGGCGCGTCTCGATTGCAATGTGCTGATCAATCCAGCGCATCCGGAGTTTTCAAGGATCCAGACAAGTCTGCACCAGCCCGTCTACTGGGACCGGCGGCTGTTTGGGGCGTAAGGGGAGATTGGGTTCTCTGATCGCGGCTGGCGGGTGGAACAGCGTTGGTGCATGGATCCTTTGTCAACGGTTTGGCGATAGGCAGGCAGGATCGAAATCAGCTTGATTTGAGTGCCATGCCGTACAAACACAACGCAGATCGTCGTCATCACGTCGGAAAGATGAAATTCAGGGTGACGAATTGGCGTGACTACGAAGCAGGTCTGCGCCGGCGTGGTAGCCTGACCTTATGGGTAACGCCGGAGGCACTGGCGGGATGGCGCGCTCCGCGACGCAAGACCCGCGGCGGCCAAGCCCGGTATTCCGATCTCGCCATTGAGACAGCGCTGACGCTGGGTTGCGTCTTGGCAATGCGGCTGCGCCAGACCGAGGGATTGCTCCACTCGCTGCTGGATCTCATGGGGCTGAAAGTCCCAGTTCCAGATCATACGACGCTGAGCCGTCGGGCACAGAAGTGGGAGCCATCAGCCCGACGAAACCCGCCGCTGCCGGACGGCCCGCTGCATGTGCTTGTCGATAGCACGGGATTGAAAGTCTACGGCGCCGGGCAATGGCTGGAGCAGAAACATGGCGCCAGATCACGTCGCAACTGGCGCAAGCTGCATCTGGCAGTGGATACCAAAAGTGGCGCGATCATTGCCCAAAGGCTGACAGATCAGGACACGGATGATCCTTCCCAGGTGGCACCGCTGCTCGATCAGATCGACGGCGAGATCGACCAGTTCACAGCCGACGGAGCCTATGACGGCAAGCCAACCTATCGGTCTATCCTGCAGCACAGCGCAACCGCGAACATCGTCATTCCACCGCGTTCCACGGCGGTGGAAAGCGGTGATACCGGACCGCCTGGTCAAAGGGACAAGCACATTGCCGCAATCGCAAGCGACGGTCGGCTGAAATGGCAGGCAGCCACCGGCTACGGCAAGCGGGCGCTGAGCGAAACAGCCATCGGACGATACAAGGGGCTGATCGGACGGCGCCTGCGAGCACGCTCTCTTCCGGCTCAACAGACCGAGGTTGCCATCGGTTGCATCGTTCTCAACCGCATGCTGGCATGGGCACGCCCGGAGTCTATCCGGCGTCAAGTCACGCAGGCATAACCAACTACGTCGACGATCGAAATGCGTTCGATTTCATATCCGCGCACCAACGCCCGCCGGAAGACTATCGCGGCCTCACGCCTCTGATCTACAGTCACGTCAATCCTTATGGCCGTTTCGATCTCGACTTGAATAGTCGGATCGATTTTGATCGGCTGGCGGCATAATTTTTGGAGAAGCCAATGGTTGAAATTGCTGAATCATGCCTGAATGTTCTCCACCAACATGGGCTGTCGTCGGTGCAGTTCCAGTTTTGTTTCGAGAGAGCAAAGCACGATCTTCTGGCCAATGACATGGCCTGCGACGCCATCGTTGCGGAGGTTATGCAGTCCATGGACGATCATCCGGATGTGGCAACCTTGTTCGGATTGTTGCTGGATGAGGCACGAATGGGCATCGAGAATGACAGCCCATATGGAAAAGCCTTCCTGGAAAATGCGGAGAAGGCGATCAAGGCTCGCATTGCTGCCGGCGCTCGCGAGCCGCTTCACCGTTTGAAAATCGCTGGCTTGTATCGGCGTGCCGGTCTGCCCGTGCCAGACATACTGATGCTTGACCCGGTTGGGGAAAGCCCCGCCGAGGAGATCCAGATGCCGGATCTTGATGGCGCGCTTGCCGTTTTAGCGGCGGAAGTTGAAGCTGAAGGCGGCGGCGCGTATGAGTTCTTCAGTGGCCTGGATGAGATGTCGGCAGGAATGCCGGAGGATGTCAAAGCCGCGTTTGTCAATCATCTATTGACCCTCGACAATCCCTTTTTGGAGCGCTGCGCGCTCTATTGGCTGGTGTCCGGCGCATCATTGACTCGAGAGGCTGTGGCCGCCGGCCTACGAGAAAGGCTCATGCGCGGGAAGCTGGAGCCTGGAACCTTATCCTATCTGCCGATCATTCGCGGCTGGTTGCCGGCGAGCGCCGCCCGGGCGGCTATCGATGACATTGGCAAGCTGGCTCGGCGACAAGGTCTTGCCAATGTTTCCAATCAAAACAGGGCGGAGCCGATAGTCAACGACATCATGGCGACCACCGCTGACGGTGTCGGAGCGCAAGGCCTGACGATTGTTGGAAAACTGCAAGCCCAGACATTTGTCGCGATGATCCTGTTAAAGACCGGATACGGCATCAAAGATGCCTTTGTC from Mesorhizobium loti encodes:
- a CDS encoding DUF2384 domain-containing protein, translated to MLAFGNVADVLGLPVKEVAARSPFGLISRIEDGLPIGALERVAHLLAPGDAQFKYRLIPKATYERRKMVHRLSSDEGTRLARVARVWGLAVDVWQNEEEARDFLFRPHPMIEDKRPIDVVILSEFGAEMVVDILGSLKYGSAA
- a CDS encoding RES family NAD+ phosphorylase; translated protein: MTAQTLDRTLSSFRIGDPAGTYPIFDATGSTIAPGRWNTPGSPVIYTSEHYSTALLEKLAHGSGRLPPNQHYIEITIPRGLSYEVFSQPSLPGWDTMPAMVSKGFAEAWCSERRSVILLVPSVVARLDCNVLINPAHPEFSRIQTSLHQPVYWDRRLFGA
- a CDS encoding IS5 family transposase — protein: MPYKHNADRRHHVGKMKFRVTNWRDYEAGLRRRGSLTLWVTPEALAGWRAPRRKTRGGQARYSDLAIETALTLGCVLAMRLRQTEGLLHSLLDLMGLKVPVPDHTTLSRRAQKWEPSARRNPPLPDGPLHVLVDSTGLKVYGAGQWLEQKHGARSRRNWRKLHLAVDTKSGAIIAQRLTDQDTDDPSQVAPLLDQIDGEIDQFTADGAYDGKPTYRSILQHSATANIVIPPRSTAVESGDTGPPGQRDKHIAAIASDGRLKWQAATGYGKRALSETAIGRYKGLIGRRLRARSLPAQQTEVAIGCIVLNRMLAWARPESIRRQVTQA